A single window of Bradyrhizobium daqingense DNA harbors:
- a CDS encoding CHAT domain-containing protein gives MRAVAFAAAVNIVVVPALAQQFIAPPRTIADITAILHQEKPDAFRASAMRVMAEIEPSHAFSPTELVEFYYERCRSNAAIGELRRAIADCEKAEVSGRRVLSPAKLGLMRQGIAIQYEDAGDPKKALAVLHQLARDANVPGAKGWLFNTYRHLTENYILLGDFDQAEAYVKRSQALLQEAKNWPAYTGYNRMAWNADLEQSKGRFFEGRGQYADAERAYARAEALRRESIPLLSTLGEGLKVSPNQLKAATDELVALKGRMKARQGRIAEGEADVRSALLSRLKATGKYSVSSIKMIGQLANLMIEQGRFAEAEKLTRAQIDAQKAIGIARDSQSYASSLGQLASILNLMGRWEDAATIYDELDSATAGWEAARREGLQMNADHILTLYNTNNLKAGISSAERLVARHTQRLGDKHIDTALSRGLLGIGLAKSGRDTSALREFRLAVPILLARSREIDDDDATLAAAREQRAQIVIESYLALLARSGLAAGLDPATEGFPLADTLRGQAVQRALSASAARSAAATPALAEMARRAQDLDKQIGAQLGLLNNLLTLPPSERDEKAVKNLQTYIEKMRSFRDATKKELSGKFQSYVSLVEPTPPTAEDIRTLLRQDEAYLSFYFGREASFVWAVGKSGPISFAAIPTTSVDIGRKIQRLRAALEPEAALISDIPRFDTQLAHELYSLLLEPVEPGWKGAASLIVSTNGALGLLPLGLLLTAPADVKANEETLFAGYRNLPWLARSHATTLVPSAAALRTLRRLPEGSSRREQMVGFGDPLFSREQATAAIQTAEVTTRGLPLRRRSSAQTNGIDSAQLGLLPRLPDTNDELRSIATALQADPSKVLNLGKAANEEAVKTTDLSKFKVIVFATHGLVPGELDGLHQPALALSAPDVAGVSGDGLLTMEEILALKLDADWVVLSACNTGAGTGVAAEAASGLGRAFFYAGTRAILVTNWSVHSASARDLVSDLFARQTANPSLSRGEALRQAALGLLDGSGFTDAKGATLFSYAHPLFWAPYTIIGDGG, from the coding sequence ATGCGAGCGGTTGCGTTTGCTGCGGCGGTAAACATCGTAGTCGTGCCCGCTTTGGCACAGCAGTTCATTGCACCGCCCCGAACCATTGCCGACATCACTGCTATCCTGCACCAGGAAAAGCCCGATGCCTTCCGCGCATCGGCCATGCGGGTCATGGCAGAAATAGAGCCATCCCACGCGTTCAGCCCCACCGAGCTGGTCGAATTTTACTACGAGCGCTGCAGAAGCAACGCGGCAATCGGGGAGCTGCGCAGGGCTATCGCCGACTGTGAGAAGGCGGAAGTTTCGGGTCGTAGAGTTCTATCCCCGGCTAAGCTAGGTCTCATGCGTCAGGGCATCGCAATCCAATATGAGGATGCCGGCGATCCCAAGAAGGCACTTGCCGTTCTTCACCAGCTCGCTCGTGATGCCAATGTTCCAGGTGCAAAGGGTTGGCTGTTCAATACGTATCGGCACCTAACGGAAAACTACATCCTGCTCGGCGACTTCGATCAAGCAGAAGCCTACGTCAAGCGTAGTCAGGCGTTGCTGCAGGAGGCGAAGAATTGGCCCGCCTATACAGGCTACAATCGAATGGCGTGGAATGCCGACCTCGAACAAAGCAAAGGGCGCTTTTTCGAGGGAAGGGGTCAATACGCAGATGCCGAGCGAGCTTATGCGCGCGCGGAAGCACTTAGGCGCGAGTCTATTCCGCTCCTATCCACACTCGGGGAAGGGCTGAAGGTCTCACCAAACCAGCTAAAGGCCGCTACCGATGAACTCGTTGCTCTCAAGGGCCGTATGAAAGCGCGCCAAGGTCGGATTGCCGAAGGAGAGGCCGATGTGCGCAGTGCGCTCCTTAGCCGTCTAAAAGCCACAGGCAAATATAGCGTCAGCTCCATCAAGATGATTGGCCAGCTCGCTAATCTTATGATTGAGCAAGGTCGCTTCGCCGAGGCAGAGAAACTGACCCGTGCTCAGATCGATGCGCAGAAGGCGATCGGGATCGCGAGGGACTCGCAAAGCTATGCGAGTTCGCTCGGTCAACTCGCGTCGATTCTCAACTTAATGGGTCGTTGGGAGGATGCTGCCACGATCTATGATGAACTCGATTCTGCAACGGCAGGCTGGGAGGCCGCTCGCCGCGAAGGCTTGCAGATGAATGCCGATCACATTCTGACTCTGTACAACACCAACAACTTGAAAGCGGGGATTAGCAGCGCCGAGCGGCTCGTTGCTCGGCACACTCAGCGGCTCGGCGACAAGCATATCGACACGGCCCTATCGCGTGGTTTGCTTGGGATCGGCCTAGCAAAATCCGGCCGGGATACAAGCGCTCTGCGCGAGTTCAGACTAGCGGTGCCAATTCTTCTCGCCCGTTCCCGCGAAATCGACGATGACGACGCGACGTTGGCTGCGGCGCGCGAGCAGCGCGCTCAAATCGTCATCGAATCCTATCTTGCGCTTCTTGCCCGGTCGGGTCTTGCGGCCGGTCTGGATCCTGCAACAGAAGGCTTTCCGTTGGCTGACACACTGCGCGGACAAGCGGTGCAACGCGCACTTTCCGCTTCGGCGGCCCGCTCCGCTGCTGCAACACCCGCACTCGCCGAAATGGCACGCAGGGCCCAGGACCTAGACAAGCAGATTGGCGCTCAGCTCGGCCTACTCAACAATCTGCTGACACTGCCGCCCTCCGAACGTGACGAAAAAGCAGTGAAGAACTTGCAGACCTACATCGAGAAGATGCGGTCCTTCCGCGACGCGACAAAGAAGGAGCTATCGGGAAAGTTCCAGAGCTACGTGAGTTTGGTCGAGCCGACACCGCCGACAGCTGAAGATATCCGCACCCTGCTGCGGCAAGACGAAGCCTATCTTTCGTTCTACTTCGGCCGGGAGGCCAGCTTTGTTTGGGCCGTCGGCAAAAGCGGACCAATTAGCTTTGCGGCCATTCCCACGACGTCCGTCGACATCGGTAGAAAGATCCAAAGACTTAGGGCGGCGCTTGAGCCTGAAGCAGCGCTGATCTCGGACATTCCGCGATTCGACACTCAGTTGGCGCACGAACTCTATTCGCTCCTTCTTGAGCCCGTCGAGCCAGGTTGGAAGGGCGCCGCAAGCTTGATCGTATCGACGAACGGTGCGTTGGGGTTGTTGCCGTTGGGCCTTTTGCTTACCGCACCGGCCGATGTGAAGGCGAACGAGGAGACGTTGTTTGCTGGCTATCGCAATTTGCCCTGGCTTGCGCGGAGTCACGCCACGACCTTGGTGCCTTCAGCGGCCGCGCTTCGTACGCTCAGGCGATTGCCAGAGGGCTCGAGCAGGCGCGAGCAGATGGTCGGGTTTGGGGATCCCTTGTTCAGCAGGGAACAGGCAACTGCCGCCATCCAAACCGCTGAGGTGACGACACGCGGTCTTCCGCTGAGAAGGCGTAGTTCTGCTCAAACCAATGGCATCGACAGCGCGCAACTCGGATTGCTACCACGTCTCCCTGACACCAACGACGAACTGAGATCAATCGCAACCGCCCTCCAGGCCGATCCTTCCAAGGTGCTCAACCTTGGCAAGGCGGCCAATGAGGAAGCTGTTAAGACGACAGATCTGTCGAAATTCAAGGTGATCGTTTTTGCGACGCATGGCTTAGTGCCCGGCGAATTGGACGGGCTCCATCAGCCGGCACTAGCTCTTAGCGCGCCAGATGTGGCAGGTGTGTCTGGAGATGGTTTGCTCACGATGGAAGAAATTCTGGCACTCAAACTCGATGCCGACTGGGTGGTGCTGTCTGCCTGCAACACCGGTGCCGGCACCGGTGTTGCCGCGGAAGCGGCCTCGGGCCTCGGCCGCGCGTTCTTCTATGCCGGCACCCGGGCAATCCTAGTGACCAATTGGTCGGTGCATTCAGCATCAGCGCGCGATCTCGTTAGTGACCTATTCGCCCGGCAAACGGCGAATCCAAGTCTTTCGCGAGGAGAGGCGTTGCGCCAGGCGGCATTGGGCTTGCTTGATGGATCGGGCTTTACAGACGCGAAGGGCGCCACCCTTTTTAGCTACGCTCATCCGCTTTTTTGGGCGCCTTATACAATTATTGGGGATGGCGGCTAA
- a CDS encoding acyltransferase family protein → MKYRPDIDGLRAFAVLSVILYHAFPSVVRGGFVGVDVFFVISGFLISSILFREIGEHRFSFSAFYGRRIRRIFPALAVCLAAVLTYGLVVLTPDELAQLGEHVFFGAGFLSNIVLWSESGYFDTAATQKPLLHLWSLGIEEQFYIFWPVLLWFAFKAKAKTAALLGALLLASFAANVFLSATNISAAFYLPISRFWELAAGAALAWHQINFRPDTRSWISFAGLAALLVSALLFSPAMQFPGWLALLPVAGTVAIISAGPEAMVNRVVFSNRIAISIGLISYPLYIWHWPLLSYSYIIRLGKPPTPLLATLLLAVAFILAWATYRFVEYPIRFGTDRQRRTQIVAASMAAAGACGLIVWAKAGFPERFAHLPGVDARKISKAKLDSDFKPTAGMKVLDRDWTLVTHIGRGERKVALSGDSLLFHFGARVQQLADDGVLTASTYFVVGPRCPPVPEVIQQDKQARCRRLPEQLLDLVRQEKIQTVVLGAAWSGYGVDDMAIVRNGQRISLGTKEGADAFYANLEDYIRQLQGLGAKVNLVLGMTVHPRFDPGAMITRSLTGFRIGADVDKPVPLTELRSTLDVADGRLRAVSDRTGAALLDPIRDICGLGDGCSPFFGEGEPKFSDRMHLRPDFVRRNIHFLDPLLR, encoded by the coding sequence ATGAAATATCGGCCAGACATTGACGGCCTTCGCGCATTTGCCGTCTTATCGGTGATTCTTTATCACGCGTTCCCCAGCGTGGTCCGCGGCGGATTCGTGGGTGTGGATGTTTTCTTCGTTATTTCGGGCTTTCTCATTTCTTCTATTCTGTTCAGGGAGATAGGCGAGCATCGTTTTTCATTCAGCGCTTTCTACGGGAGGCGCATACGACGGATATTCCCGGCGCTCGCAGTATGCCTTGCCGCGGTGCTGACTTATGGGCTTGTTGTTTTGACACCGGACGAACTCGCGCAGCTGGGCGAGCATGTCTTCTTCGGCGCAGGTTTTTTGTCAAACATCGTGCTGTGGAGTGAGAGCGGCTATTTCGATACGGCCGCAACCCAGAAGCCGCTTTTGCATCTTTGGTCCCTGGGCATCGAAGAGCAATTCTACATTTTTTGGCCAGTGCTCCTCTGGTTCGCCTTCAAGGCGAAAGCAAAAACCGCCGCCTTGCTCGGAGCTTTGCTCCTGGCCTCATTCGCGGCGAACGTCTTCCTCTCTGCTACGAATATCTCCGCCGCCTTTTACTTGCCGATCTCTCGTTTCTGGGAATTGGCGGCAGGAGCGGCTTTGGCTTGGCATCAGATTAACTTTCGTCCTGACACAAGATCGTGGATTTCGTTCGCTGGGCTTGCCGCGTTGTTGGTGTCGGCGCTGCTGTTCAGCCCGGCAATGCAGTTTCCCGGTTGGCTCGCGTTGCTCCCTGTCGCAGGTACTGTCGCAATCATCTCGGCAGGTCCCGAAGCGATGGTGAACCGCGTGGTCTTCTCCAACCGAATCGCCATTTCTATCGGCCTCATAAGTTATCCGCTCTATATCTGGCACTGGCCATTGCTCTCCTATTCATACATCATCCGTCTGGGTAAGCCGCCAACTCCGCTACTCGCGACGCTGCTACTGGCGGTTGCCTTTATACTAGCTTGGGCCACGTACCGTTTCGTTGAGTACCCTATTCGCTTCGGGACGGATCGCCAGCGCCGAACGCAGATCGTCGCCGCTTCGATGGCCGCGGCGGGCGCCTGCGGGTTGATAGTGTGGGCCAAGGCCGGTTTTCCTGAACGGTTCGCCCACCTTCCCGGCGTCGATGCACGAAAGATTAGCAAGGCGAAGCTTGACAGCGATTTCAAACCGACCGCCGGAATGAAGGTGCTGGATCGGGATTGGACTTTGGTGACCCATATCGGGCGCGGTGAGCGGAAGGTGGCCTTGAGCGGCGACAGTTTGCTGTTCCACTTTGGTGCCCGCGTGCAGCAATTAGCTGACGACGGCGTGCTGACCGCAAGTACGTATTTCGTGGTCGGTCCCCGATGCCCGCCTGTACCCGAGGTCATCCAGCAAGACAAACAAGCTCGGTGCCGGCGGTTGCCGGAGCAGTTGCTCGATCTCGTGAGGCAAGAAAAGATTCAAACGGTGGTCTTGGGCGCTGCCTGGTCTGGCTACGGCGTCGACGATATGGCAATCGTCCGAAATGGACAGCGTATCTCGCTCGGCACAAAGGAAGGTGCCGACGCGTTCTATGCGAACCTCGAAGATTACATTCGGCAGCTCCAAGGCCTTGGAGCTAAAGTCAATCTAGTGCTCGGCATGACCGTCCACCCTCGCTTTGATCCCGGCGCGATGATCACTAGAAGCCTCACGGGTTTTCGAATTGGAGCCGATGTTGATAAGCCTGTCCCGCTGACCGAGCTGCGTTCGACTCTCGACGTCGCCGACGGGAGGCTACGGGCCGTGAGCGATCGTACCGGCGCGGCGCTCCTTGATCCGATCCGTGACATCTGCGGTCTCGGCGACGGTTGCTCGCCCTTCTTTGGAGAGGGGGAGCCAAAGTTTTCCGACCGCATGCATTTGCGTCCCGATTTTGTGAGGCGGAATATTCATTTCCTTGACCCCTTGCTGAGGTGA
- a CDS encoding SOS response-associated peptidase: MCNLYSITTSQAAISELFRMVNRYVGNLAPMPGVFPDYEAPIVRTGAGGRELATARWGMPSSSKALMDATKKRAEKLQAKGKTVDFKELLRMEPDSGTTNIRNVTSKHWTRWLGPEHRCVVPFNSFSEFNKAEGGDIWFALNESRPLVCFAGLWTNWTSVRKVKEGETTNDLFAFLTTEANAEVGAIHPKAMPVILTAPEEVETWMTAPTAEALKLQRPLPDGALRIVARGVKEDPAPMA, from the coding sequence ATGTGCAATCTCTACAGCATCACCACGAGTCAGGCGGCGATTAGCGAGCTGTTCCGGATGGTCAATCGCTACGTCGGTAATCTTGCGCCGATGCCCGGCGTTTTCCCGGACTACGAAGCTCCCATTGTCCGCACTGGCGCCGGCGGTCGAGAGCTCGCTACCGCGCGCTGGGGCATGCCTTCGTCGTCGAAAGCCCTAATGGACGCTACCAAGAAGCGCGCCGAGAAGCTGCAAGCCAAGGGCAAAACGGTCGACTTCAAGGAGCTGCTCCGGATGGAGCCGGATTCTGGAACGACCAACATCCGCAATGTGACGTCAAAGCATTGGACGCGGTGGCTCGGTCCGGAGCACCGATGCGTGGTCCCGTTCAATAGCTTTAGCGAGTTCAACAAGGCTGAAGGTGGGGACATCTGGTTTGCGCTAAATGAGAGTCGGCCCCTTGTGTGCTTTGCTGGGCTTTGGACCAACTGGACGTCGGTCCGGAAGGTCAAGGAAGGTGAGACCACCAACGATTTGTTTGCGTTCCTAACGACGGAAGCCAACGCCGAAGTAGGTGCCATCCATCCGAAAGCGATGCCCGTGATTCTCACCGCACCAGAAGAGGTCGAAACCTGGATGACGGCACCTACCGCAGAGGCGCTGAAGTTACAGCGCCCACTTCCGGACGGAGCGCTGCGGATCGTCGCGCGCGGTGTGAAGGAAGATCCTGCGCCGATGGCGTGA
- a CDS encoding IS5-like element ISBj5_B family transposase has product MRPKKHKTTGSNDLFRARLDQIINMKHELVLLAGKVDWDWIDGEIAPLYSENGRPGIETRFMIGLLLLKHIYGLSDEEVCERWVHDPYFQFFTGEEFFQHTFPHERSDLSHWRKRLGDKLELLLAESLRVAHEAGALRSQDLKRVTVDTTVQPKAITFPTDAKLLHAAIKGLNRLAIRHGVRLRQSYARIAKAAAMMAGRYAHAKQFRRHQRQLRILRSRLGRIIRDIRRKIEGQPALEQAFALPLGRATQIRSQQQRQRGWKLYSFHAPEVECIGKGKASAPYEFGVKASIVTNNRRAPGGLFVLHASALPDNPYDGHTLRDVIDRTETLTGCPIERAYVDKGYRGHDAQNPRRVFISGQKRGVFGVIKRELRRRSAIEPIIGHLKAEGHLGRCYLKGRAGDAANVVLSAVGHNFRRILAWLRYLLCLFLAQLWRTLARPASINPAS; this is encoded by the coding sequence ATGCGGCCGAAGAAGCACAAGACGACGGGATCGAACGATCTGTTCCGGGCTCGGCTCGACCAGATCATCAATATGAAGCACGAGCTGGTTCTGCTCGCCGGCAAGGTCGATTGGGACTGGATCGACGGCGAGATCGCGCCGCTCTACAGCGAGAACGGCAGGCCCGGGATCGAGACGCGCTTCATGATCGGTCTGCTGTTGCTCAAGCACATTTACGGGCTGTCCGATGAGGAGGTGTGCGAGCGCTGGGTCCATGACCCATACTTCCAGTTCTTCACCGGGGAAGAGTTCTTTCAGCACACGTTCCCGCACGAGCGCTCGGACCTGAGCCATTGGCGCAAGCGGCTTGGCGACAAGCTGGAGTTGCTGCTGGCCGAGAGCTTGCGGGTAGCGCACGAGGCCGGTGCATTACGCAGCCAGGACCTCAAGCGGGTTACGGTCGACACCACGGTGCAGCCGAAGGCCATCACCTTTCCGACCGATGCCAAGCTGCTGCATGCGGCCATCAAGGGGCTCAACCGCCTGGCGATCAGGCACGGCGTCAGGCTGCGGCAATCCTATGCTCGCATCGCCAAGGCCGCCGCGATGATGGCCGGCCGCTACGCCCATGCCAAACAGTTCAGGCGGCATCAGCGGCAGTTGCGTATCCTGCGTAGCCGGCTGGGCCGGATCATCCGCGACATCCGCCGCAAGATCGAAGGCCAGCCAGCACTGGAGCAGGCGTTCGCCCTCCCGCTCGGCCGGGCCACGCAGATCCGCTCGCAGCAGCAGCGCCAGCGCGGCTGGAAGCTCTATTCCTTCCATGCCCCGGAAGTGGAGTGCATCGGCAAGGGCAAGGCCAGCGCGCCTTACGAGTTCGGCGTGAAGGCCTCCATCGTCACCAACAACCGCCGGGCTCCCGGTGGCCTGTTCGTGCTGCACGCCAGCGCACTGCCCGACAACCCCTACGACGGTCACACCTTGCGGGACGTCATTGACCGCACCGAGACACTCACCGGCTGTCCGATCGAGCGGGCCTATGTCGACAAGGGATACCGCGGCCACGACGCACAAAATCCCCGTCGCGTCTTCATCTCCGGCCAGAAGCGCGGCGTTTTCGGTGTCATCAAGCGCGAGCTGCGCCGCCGCTCCGCCATCGAGCCCATCATCGGACACCTGAAGGCGGAAGGCCACCTCGGGCGCTGCTACCTCAAAGGCCGCGCCGGCGATGCCGCCAACGTCGTCCTCTCAGCCGTCGGACACAACTTCCGCCGCATCCTCGCCTGGCTGAGATATCTCTTGTGCCTGTTCCTGGCCCAGCTATGGCGCACGCTCGCCCGGCCAGCCTCGATCAATCCGGCTTCTTAA
- a CDS encoding exonuclease domain-containing protein, with the protein MAKLPQLPVYYYLDHFAEMLGFVQRMYKPVLGPDHHTFIACFEHLSRDARCLLVRMINRRGAIFNCSLFNYPEIDDVERAIFDLTAAGHARALCEADYAAFVSCLPKDVLITGAQGAGRGDLRKSWSKPKFIDYYLESIPFSIAAQHCGARNFIALDGTRPIEFLLYLYFGKTEVNLKNFALRDLGILRTNRETSFSARFTDAEEALASFHYSQVLDSLEEGSELAHRRAAIDVLSGPACTTQYAGDLRNRAAYQTGLFFEKAGESDLARQLYRAGSSPDCNERLARLLYNTGDRIEAEELLQRMIDDPASDGEHLFATDFYARKFGGRRTGLYTELLRSGRTITVDDTHRGNPEAGVAGVLRREGTQVFFAENVLWHTLFGLLFWDELFENTRMPSGFDWLPHCLKDRSFHRLFAATIDGKLASIASGTCLPLILRTVAAKWGRPNGIFSWDHVQVEALRALLEGSNPAGMASIIGSMCDDFRGMRDGFPDLMLVQGGKVSFMEVKAEGDVIRRNQLTRLRQLDSAGIMAEIGRVDYRFDPEQDYVVVDIETTGSWSNGDRITEIGAVKVRNHSVVDEWHSLINPQRSIPAKIVQLTGITNEMVREAPLFSEVADAFMEFMADGIFVAHNVSFDYGFIAYEFERIGRRFRFPKLCTCAGMRRRYPGHKSYGLGKLCETYGIELKNHHRALCDARASAHLLNLINEKRVGEALPSAAAA; encoded by the coding sequence TTGGCTAAACTGCCGCAATTGCCTGTCTACTATTATCTCGACCACTTCGCCGAAATGCTCGGTTTCGTGCAGCGGATGTACAAGCCCGTTCTCGGCCCCGATCATCACACGTTCATAGCGTGTTTCGAGCACCTCTCGAGAGATGCCCGATGTCTGTTGGTCCGGATGATCAACCGGCGTGGTGCAATATTCAATTGCTCCCTATTCAACTACCCTGAGATCGATGACGTCGAGCGAGCAATATTCGATCTGACAGCGGCCGGTCACGCCCGCGCGCTCTGTGAGGCCGACTATGCGGCCTTCGTATCCTGCCTGCCGAAGGACGTCCTCATCACCGGAGCGCAAGGTGCCGGTCGAGGAGACCTCCGCAAGTCATGGTCGAAGCCGAAGTTCATCGACTATTATCTAGAGAGCATCCCCTTTTCGATTGCCGCGCAGCACTGTGGCGCCCGTAATTTCATCGCGTTGGATGGGACGCGGCCGATCGAGTTCCTGCTCTACCTGTATTTCGGTAAGACCGAGGTCAACCTCAAGAATTTCGCGCTGCGCGACTTGGGAATCCTCCGTACAAACCGCGAGACCTCGTTCAGCGCACGCTTTACCGATGCCGAGGAAGCGCTTGCCTCGTTCCACTACAGCCAAGTTCTCGACAGCTTGGAAGAGGGATCAGAACTCGCCCATAGGCGGGCTGCCATCGACGTGCTCTCCGGGCCCGCCTGCACGACCCAGTACGCCGGCGATCTACGCAATCGAGCTGCGTATCAGACGGGACTTTTCTTTGAAAAGGCGGGCGAGAGCGATCTTGCCCGTCAGCTCTACCGGGCGGGGTCATCGCCCGACTGCAACGAGCGCCTGGCTCGCCTACTTTACAATACCGGGGATCGGATCGAAGCCGAGGAACTGCTGCAGCGGATGATCGATGATCCCGCCAGCGATGGAGAGCATCTATTCGCCACGGACTTCTACGCCCGCAAGTTCGGCGGGCGGCGAACAGGCCTCTATACCGAATTGCTGCGGTCCGGCCGCACGATCACCGTCGACGACACCCATCGCGGCAATCCTGAAGCCGGCGTCGCCGGCGTTCTGCGGCGCGAGGGCACCCAGGTTTTCTTCGCTGAGAATGTGCTGTGGCACACTCTGTTCGGCCTGCTTTTTTGGGACGAGCTCTTCGAGAACACCCGGATGCCTAGCGGGTTCGATTGGCTACCCCACTGCCTCAAGGATCGCAGTTTCCATCGACTTTTCGCCGCGACAATCGATGGGAAGCTGGCGTCCATCGCGTCCGGAACTTGCCTTCCGCTAATTCTCCGCACCGTCGCTGCCAAGTGGGGGCGTCCGAACGGAATCTTCAGCTGGGATCATGTGCAAGTTGAGGCGCTCCGCGCGCTGCTCGAAGGATCCAATCCGGCCGGCATGGCCAGCATCATCGGCAGCATGTGCGACGATTTCCGGGGGATGCGGGACGGGTTCCCCGACCTGATGTTGGTGCAGGGTGGGAAAGTATCGTTCATGGAGGTTAAGGCCGAGGGTGATGTGATCCGTCGTAATCAGCTGACCCGCCTCCGCCAGCTAGATTCGGCCGGTATCATGGCTGAGATCGGTCGGGTGGATTATCGTTTCGACCCCGAGCAGGATTACGTGGTGGTCGACATCGAGACGACCGGTTCCTGGTCGAATGGCGATCGCATCACCGAGATCGGTGCGGTGAAGGTACGCAATCACAGCGTCGTCGACGAATGGCATTCTCTCATCAATCCGCAGCGCTCCATACCGGCAAAGATCGTTCAGCTGACCGGCATCACGAACGAAATGGTTCGCGAGGCGCCTTTGTTCTCGGAAGTTGCGGATGCATTCATGGAGTTCATGGCAGACGGCATTTTCGTCGCTCACAACGTTAGCTTCGACTACGGTTTCATAGCCTACGAGTTCGAGCGGATTGGCCGGCGGTTCAGATTCCCGAAGCTCTGCACGTGCGCCGGAATGCGGCGGCGCTATCCGGGCCACAAGTCCTACGGACTTGGGAAACTTTGCGAGACCTACGGCATAGAACTCAAGAACCACCATCGAGCTCTATGCGATGCGCGAGCTTCGGCGCACCTGCTGAACTTAATAAACGAAAAGCGCGTTGGTGAAGCGCTGCCGAGTGCGGCCGCTGCTTAG
- a CDS encoding recombinase family protein gives MGTELVVRKSSLPAARRMSRAAQYVRMSTERQQYSIQNQAAAIAAYAHAHNLTIVRTYRDEGESGLLIKNRAGLIQLLDDVKAGNADFGHVLVYDVSRWGRFQDADESAHYEFVCKQGGIRVTYCAEQFDNDGSMLASIVKNIKRVMAAEYSRELSTKVYAGQCRFARLGYKPCGKVGYGLVRELVDEKENSKGILKKGDRKYLSSDHVRVRPGDPKEVAVVRWIFRRFLEVKSETVVAWELNKKEAPSQSGKQWTRVMVGAILRDETYIGNLIFNRRSYKLRQTHTYNPPEQWIRAEGCLESIVDREVFTRVAKFISERRVDLTEEEMLVRLQKVLLKEGKLSIGIIDRTPGLPSVATCQTHFGSMRNLYRLVGYTPKRNYEFLDSRPLWSEQKTELASRIAAAIRRSGGRTSSGGWTDSLLVNGNICVSVRAARWTPRKDPSHSPHWTIQCDAHVPAGWIAAIRLSEHNKDVLDYVLLATDGSVKRTIRFSEKAREKRDISCFKTADGLVRAITRRLAKRNRASQAMPSGPSRRSKTIQPKRRSGLERR, from the coding sequence ATGGGCACCGAGCTCGTTGTTCGCAAATCATCTTTACCAGCGGCTCGAAGGATGTCTCGAGCTGCCCAATACGTTCGCATGTCCACTGAACGGCAACAATACTCAATTCAAAACCAAGCTGCGGCAATCGCAGCCTATGCCCACGCTCACAATCTGACGATCGTTCGAACATATCGAGACGAGGGAGAGAGTGGTCTTCTTATCAAGAATCGGGCTGGCCTCATTCAACTCCTCGACGACGTAAAGGCCGGCAATGCCGACTTTGGCCACGTGCTCGTCTATGATGTGAGCCGCTGGGGCCGTTTCCAGGATGCCGACGAAAGCGCGCATTACGAATTCGTCTGCAAGCAAGGTGGCATCAGGGTGACGTACTGTGCCGAGCAGTTTGACAACGACGGCAGTATGCTTGCCAGCATCGTCAAGAACATAAAACGCGTCATGGCCGCCGAGTACAGTCGAGAGCTATCTACGAAGGTCTACGCCGGCCAATGCCGCTTTGCTCGCCTCGGCTACAAGCCCTGTGGCAAGGTTGGTTATGGCTTAGTCCGAGAGCTCGTCGACGAGAAGGAAAATTCAAAGGGGATCCTGAAGAAGGGAGACCGCAAATATCTCAGCTCCGATCATGTCCGGGTGCGCCCTGGCGATCCGAAAGAAGTGGCTGTCGTCAGGTGGATATTCAGGCGTTTTCTGGAGGTAAAGAGCGAAACAGTTGTCGCGTGGGAGCTCAACAAGAAGGAAGCGCCAAGCCAATCCGGAAAGCAATGGACGCGGGTAATGGTCGGCGCGATCCTGCGAGACGAGACCTACATCGGGAACCTGATTTTCAACCGGCGTTCATACAAGCTGCGGCAAACCCACACGTACAATCCTCCCGAACAATGGATCAGGGCCGAGGGATGTCTTGAATCGATAGTCGACCGCGAAGTCTTCACGAGGGTCGCCAAGTTCATCAGTGAGCGCCGCGTTGATTTGACGGAGGAGGAGATGCTCGTTCGCCTCCAAAAAGTGTTGCTCAAAGAGGGAAAGCTGAGCATTGGCATCATAGATCGGACACCTGGCCTGCCAAGTGTGGCTACGTGTCAAACGCACTTCGGCAGCATGCGCAACCTTTACAGGCTCGTCGGCTACACCCCGAAGCGAAATTATGAGTTCTTGGATTCGCGTCCGCTTTGGTCAGAGCAAAAAACCGAGCTTGCTTCTCGCATCGCAGCCGCCATTCGCAGGTCTGGCGGGCGGACGAGCAGCGGCGGTTGGACGGATTCACTGCTGGTGAACGGCAACATCTGCGTTTCCGTCAGGGCGGCGCGATGGACTCCTAGAAAAGATCCTTCTCACTCTCCACATTGGACCATCCAGTGCGATGCGCATGTGCCTGCTGGATGGATCGCCGCGATCAGACTGTCTGAGCACAACAAGGATGTGCTCGACTACGTCTTGCTGGCGACCGACGGCAGCGTTAAGCGAACCATTCGCTTTTCTGAGAAAGCCCGGGAGAAGCGCGACATCAGCTGCTTCAAAACAGCCGATGGGCTGGTTCGAGCGATTACTCGGCGATTAGCCAAGCGAAACCGTGCTTCCCAAGCCATGCCGTCAGGGCCGAGCAGGCGATCGAAAACAATCCAGCCCAAAAGAAGGAGCGGCCTCGAACGGCGCTGA